The genomic interval CAAACAAAGCTGTCATTGTGACTGCTGATCCAATGGACGAGCTTATTGCAAACGCAGGCCTTACCATCTTAGATCGCTGTACGACTCGAAAAGGCAGCTTCGTCAGACAAATAATCGTCTGTGAATAGTAGATTACAGCTATTATTTGTACCCATTAAATGCTAGCCACGATGCGCAAGCAGCCGTCCATTCTTTTGTATGCTCCTCATCCTCGGCTAAGCCAAGCCCATGACGTCCTTTCGTATACACGTGAAGATCAAAAGGAACCTGGTGCTTGCTCAGCGCGGATGCGAACAAAAGGCTGTTCTCGACAGGAACGGCGCCATCATCTGCTGTATGCCATAAAAAAGTTGGCGGTGTATCCGAGGTTACCTGCGTTTCATTGCTGAGCTGTTCGATTTGATCCAGCTTCGCTTCTTTGCCAAGCAAATTTTCTCTTGAGCCCTCATGCGTGAAAGGGTCTTTGAGTGTGATGACAGGATAACATAAGACGAGTAAATCCGGACGGCAGGACTGTCGTTCAATAACATCCTCTGCATTTTCATTCCCTTGGTCATAGCTTGTCCCCGCGTTCGAAACTAAATGCCCGCCTGCTGAAAATCCAAGAATGCCTACTTTATTCGGATTAATTCGATACATTTCTGCTTTGAAACGGACGGTACGTATCGCCCGTTGAACATCCAGCAGTGCGCAAGGATATTGATAAGGCGCCACCCGATATCGCAAAACGAACGCAGAAATACCTAAACTGTTCAGCCACTGTGCAATCGGTTCTCCTTCATGGTGCGCTCGCATGCCATATCCTCCGCCTGGACATACGATAACAGCTGGTCTGTCTTCGCCATCTACAAGATATGGTGTTATGGCTGGACAATCCTCATCTGCATTTCCCAGTGCATACGGTGCTCCGTGCATCCACAATAATTGCTCTGCCACCTTATTTCCCCCTTATGCTGCATAAGAATTGAAATCTTTTACCATTATATAACTAACGGTTCGGCCAGTCATCTGCAAAAGCATGTATTCAAATAAAAGCAGGCTTAAGCCAAAAAAGCGCCTAAGCCTGTCTGTTCATTTTACAATTGCTGCTTGCCTTATTTCTTGTTAATCGTCAAAGCTCCAACGAAACCGATAAATGCTCCGAGCAGTGAGCCGGCTAAAACTTCAATAGGCTGATGACCGAGACTTTCCTTAAGCCGTTCACGCCTGCGCGCATGATACAATCCAGGATGCTCGCCAGCCAGCTTCTCCACATCCTCGTCCAAATCATTTACCTGCACAGCAATTTCACCTGTATGTCTGCGAATATTCATCGCATCGTACATCACAATAATGCCAAGCATCGCAGATATGGCAAATTCCGGCGTCTTTACGCCATATTTGGTCGCCGTGTATGCAGCTAGCGCGGAAACGCCGCTTGAATGTGAGCTCGGCATTCCACCTGAACCAATAATTTTCCGCACATCCCATTTGCCGCTTCTCGCAAAATGTACAGGCAGCTTAAGCAATTGGGCTGTCCCAACAGCCGTCAACGCTGTCACAAGTCCTCTGTTTGACATATCCGTCAACCTCCAGTCCTTATTCCCATCTCATTTTGCCCTGCTGAGCGTAAATTATTTCATATAAATAAATCGCTCACCAGGTGCGAACATATGGAACTTCTGGGCTGGATAATGACGCTGGATATAATCGACGAAATAAGCCGGGTTCTCATCATTGTGTGGAAATAAGCCATAATGCATCGGAATCAATAAATCAGCATGAATTTGTACCGCAATCTCAACAGCCTCACGATAATTGCAATTGCCAACGATCCCCTGTTCATTGCGAACAAAATCTCTTCCATTGATCGGCAATAATGCAATATCGATTTGTCTGCTTTGCAGCCAAGTGATAAGCTCTGGGAAACCAACGGTATCGCCAGAGTGATAAAGATGAATGCCATTAAAATTCGCAACATAACCTAGAAACTTATGCTCACCTGCTTCATCCTGTTCGAACTGTTCATGCTTGGCAGCGAATGCATCGAGCCTTATGCCGCCTGCAAGCTCAATCGATTGTCCATGAGAGATACCAATCAGCTGCTCCTCACGGAAACCCCATTCCTTCAATAGCGGAAGATGAGCTCTCGGTACGATAAATCGTGTTTTGGATGATTGCTGAATAACTTGCAGCGTCTGCTTGTCCATATGATCCTCATGGTGGTGGGAGCATACGACATAATCGACATCGAGGCAATCCGAAGGCGACAGCGGCGATTCGAAGGCTCGTGACCACGGCGGTCCTGCCATCTCATACACCGAGTTCGTCAAATACGGATCAAATAAAATCGTTTTTTTGTTCCATTTGACGAGAAACCCCTCTTGTCCAAGCGCCCATAACGCCAAAGCTTGATCTGGAAGTTCAGTTCCAGCTATTTGCTTTACTAAATTTTCCCCACTGTTATATACGTTCACGACGGTCATCACCCTTTTTGCTCCATATTTTGAATGCGAAGGTCTTTCGTAAACCATAGCTTATAGCTTAATAAACTTAAAATAATGCTCGTAACCGCAGCTGAGCTTGCGAACGCAAACACAATTAATATTTGGTACCGAACCGCTTCGATCGGATTCGCGCCAGCGATAATCATCCCTGTCATCATACCGGGAAGCTGAACTAGACCTACTGTCTTCATCCCGTCTATCGTCGGAATCATGCTCGATTTAACCGATCGCTTCATTACGTCTTGAATCGCTTGCCTTGCTGTCGCTCCAAGTGAAAGCAGCGTCTCCATCTCGCCTTTCGAGGATTCGACCTCTCTTCTCATTTGATTGAGCAGTAAACCCGAAACGACCATCGCATTGCCGATCGTCATGCCGCTAATCGGAATAATGTATTGCGGTGTCGCTTCTATAATTCGAAAGCCGAGCAGCAGTCCCATCATAAGCAGCTCTGTCGATGTAATTGCAATCGCGATTTTCCAAATGATGCCCTTCAGTCCAGCTCCCCTTTTACCAGCATGATAAGACGCTACACTAATCATAAGTACAAGGATCATTGTAATAAACAGCGGATTGCTCGTATTAAAAATAAATTGCAGCACATAGCCGACAAGCAGCAGCTGTACCGCAGAACGTATGGTGCCAATCGCGATGTCTCGCTCAAGCCCAAGCTTCTGCCATACGGAGATAAGCATCGTAATCATCACAAACAACAAGGTGAAGCTAAGTGCTACGATTGACATGGCTGCTCCTTTTGTATCGGCGCTTTTAAATAATTTTGTGCGAGCTCAGATGTTGGATGTTCAAAAAAAGCAGGCGTGTCGCTGTTCTCCAGCAGCGTTCCTTCCCCCATGAACCATATCGAGCTGCTCATCTGCTGAGCCTGCTCCAAATCATGTGTAACCCAAAGCATCGTTGCCCCTTCTTGATGATGCCACTCTCGCAGCACTTCCTCCACCATTTCCTTGCTGCCTCGGTCAAGCGACGCGGTAATCTCATCAAGAAGAAGCACGGTAGGATGAAGAAGCAAGGAACGGAGCAGCGATATTCGCTGTTTCTCTCCTCCTGACAGCTGTTCGGCGCTTTTGCCCATATCAAGATGATCCAGCCCTAGCCTTGGCAGCATGTGGCGTACGAGCTTCTCGTCATACGGCATGCGATGCAGCATACTCACGGTTCTCAAATTTTGCTCAATGCTCCCATTCAGCATAACGGACTGCTGAGCTACGTAACATACCTTCATTCTCCAAACCCTTGGATCTAGTTCTCGCTGTGAAACATTATGTAAACGGATATCACCCTCATCGGCGTTATCCAGACCTGCAAGCAAACGAAGCAGCGTGCTTTTGCCTTGTCCAGATACACCTAATATAGAAATAATAGCCGGATCAGCAATCGTTGCAGTAACATTTGCGAACAACTGAACATTTCCATCACCACTGCGGTTTTTCCTAATACTCTGAAGTTCCAAAACACTAGCCACAAACGTTCCTCCCTTCGGCTTCCCTTACATTATAGCTATAATGCTTGGCTCTAAAAAGAAAATTTAATAAGCCACACACCCGCTCGTATGCAAAAAAGGCTGATGACTACTGCCGCAGTTGCGGAAGCAGGCCACCAGCCTTCATAGTCCATCTATGCTTGCTGCTATTATTTTATCGCTGCATCAATTTCTTTAACCATTTCCGCTACAGAGATAAGTCCGCCGCCGGAAAGGTACCAGAAATCTGGATTAAGATATACGATATTTCCTTCTTTGTACGCTTTAGTGTTTTTCACCAAAGCATTCTCAACGGAGGAATGTGCATCCCCTGATCCCTCTGTCACTGCATTGCGGTCAACTACGAATAAGTAATCAGCATCCTTCTCTGCTACATATTCAAATGTAACAGGGTCGCCGTGAGTTGAAACTTTAATGTTCTCATCTACAGCCGGTATGCCAAACACATCATGAATGATACCGAAACGCGATGCTTTACCATATGCGCTGATTGCACCTTCGTTTGCCAAAATAATAAGGCCATTTTTTCCAGAAGCTGTTGCTTTTTCATTCAAAGCTTTAATGGAATCATTAATCGCTGCTAGCTCTGTATCTGCTTCTGCTTCTTTAGAGAAGATTTGAGCCAGTGTTTTCACGTTAGTCGTAAAGGACTCCATGAAGTTTTTGTTGTCCACACCCATAAAAATCGTAGGAGCGATCTTCGTAAGCTCTTCGTAAGCATCCTGTTGACGACCTGAAATAATGATCAAGTCAGGTGCAGTTTCATTGATTTTCTCAAAGTCCGGCTCTTTCAAGCTGCCTGCGTTTACGTATTTTGCATCTTTAAATTTTTCAAGGTATGCAGGAACGCTAGCTTGCGGAAGTGAAGCAACCTCTACACCTAGCTTGTCTAGTGTATCGAGAGTACCATAGTCAAATACGACAACCTTGCTAGGATTAACGGGGACAACCGTTTCGCCAAGCTGATGTTTAACTGTAATTTCTGTAGGTGCATCTGTTGCAGGTGTTTCAGATGCTGGTGTGTTCGTAGCGCTGTTAGCGCCTTTATTTCCGTTGTTATTCGCGCCGCATGCTGCAAGCACCAAGCTTAGAATGACTAAAATAGCCAATACAGGTATAGATTTTTTCAAAACATTCACCCCTAAATCAATTTTTTATATTGAAAAACTTGAAAACCGGAAGTAAGTAAATCTTGCATGACTACTTAAAATAGACGCCGATACGATTCCCGTTTATGAGCTCAATCGGTATGTCCATGTCATAGATGTCATGAAGCACGGCATTGTCGATGATCGTCTCGGTTGAACCTTCCTTGACGACCTTTCCATCCTTCAAAGCCACGATATAATCGGAGTAGCAAGAAGCGAAATTGATATCGTGAATAACGAGCACGACCGTTTTGCCAAGCTCTTCAACGAGCCGCCGCAGTACCTTCATAATTTGGACGGAGTGCTTCATATCCAAGTTGTTGAGCGGTTCATCCAGCAATATGTATTCGGTGTTCTGAGCGATAACCATCGCAATAAATGCACGCTGGTTTTGTCCACCGCTTAGTTCATCAAGGTACTTGGCTTGCAGATCAACAAGATCCATATAAGCAATGGCTTCATCTACTTGCTGCCAATCTTCCTTTGTCAGCTTGCCTTGTGAATAAGGGAACCTGCCGAAGCTGACGAGCTCTCGAACCGTTAAACGAAGATTAATATGATTCGACTGTTTTAAGATCGATATCTTTTTGGCAAGGTCAGCACTTTTCCAGTGACTGACCTCCTTCCCCTCAATTAACACTTGACCGCTGTCCTTCGCTAACAATCGGCTAATCATAGAGAGAAGCGTACTCTTGCCTGCACCGTTCGGACCGATAAACGAAGTGACCTTTCCCTTCGAAATCCGAATCGATACATCCTCGATCACCGGCTTGCCGCCATATGATTTGGAAACATTTTTAACCTCTATCATGCTTTTTTCTCCCTTAGCAGCAAATATAAAAAGTACGCTCCGCCGATGAAGTTAATAATGACGCTAATCGTCGTTTCAAACGTGAACACATGCTCTACGAGCAGTTGACCGCCAACGAGTGAAATGATGCTGATGAGTATCGCTCCTGGAATGAGATAGCTATGCCGATAGGTCTTCATGAACTGATAGGCTACGTTGACGACGAGCAGTCCAAGGAAGGTAATCGGGCCAACTAAAGCCGTGGACACAGCGATCAGAATAGCAACGATGACGAGCACTCTTTTGACAACATAATCATAAGGAATGCCAAGATTGACTGCATGCTCCTTACCCAGCGACAACACGTCAAAATATTTGCTTAGCCGCATGCCATAAATAGCTACAAGAGCGACGATGATGATTGAAATGATAAGCAGATCCGTGTTGACGTTATTGAAGCTGGCGAACATTTTCCCCTGTACAATTAGAAATTCATTCGGATCAATAAGAACCTGCATGAACGTCGACATGCTCCCGAACAATGTGCCCATCACTAGCCCTATTAATAGAAGGAAATAAAGATTTCTGCCTTCCCTTTTGAAAAGAAACTTATAGAGCAGCAAGGCGAATGCTATCATTGCCGCTATCGTAATAAAAAAATTAAGATGCTTGTTTGTGCTTGGCAGACTCATCGATCCAAAGGTAAAAACGACGAAGGTTTGAATCAGCATATAAAGGGAATCCAACCCGATAATGCTCGGCGTCAAAATACGGTTGTTCGTAATTGTCTGGAAAATCATAGTGGAGTAAGCAATAGCGCCCCCGGTTACGACAATCGCCAGTACCTTCTTCAATCTTCTTGGCAGTGCATAATCCCAATGGGTTCCAAGATCGATGAACAAAAATACGGCAATTAATGCGACGCCCAGCACCGCAAGCAAACTTAGTTTAAGCTTCATATGCCTTTCTCCTCATCAACAAGTAAAGAAAAATAATGCTTCCGACAACGCCGATCGTGAGTCCGATTGGAATTTCATACGGAAAAATAATTAGGCGGCCAAGCACATCGCACACCAGTACGAATATGGCTCCAAGCACCGCCGTGTGCGACAGGTTTTTTTTCAAATTGTCGCCCATATACAGCGTCACGATATTCGGAATAATAAGGCCAAGAAAAGGCAGCGTACCGACAGTCAAAATGACGATAACCGATACAAGAGCTACAATTACAAGCCCGATGTTAACGACAAGCTTATGATTCATTCCCAAATTGGTTGAAAACTCTTCGCCAAGACCAGCAATGGTAAACTTGTTCGCGTAGAGATAAGCTACTACGAGCAGCGGCAGGCTTACATACAGCAGCTCGTAACGTCCGCTCATTACAAGCGAGAAGCTGCCTTGCAGCCAAGATGAGATGTTTTGAATAAGATCATTTTTATAGGCAAAAAATGTAGTAACAGAGCTGATGATGTTACCGAACATCAATCCTACCAGTGGAATGAAAATCGTATCTTTAAATTTCAGACGATCGAGAATTTTCATGAACAGATAGGTTCCTGCGAGTGCAAAAGCAAACGCGATCAGCATTTTCTCAAGCGTACTCGCCGATGGGAACACCATTAAGGCAACGAGGATACCGAGTCTAGCGGAATCATCCGTTCCACCGGTCGTAGGCGATACGAATTTGTTGCGGCTTAGCTGCTGCATTATCAAACCTGTAACGCTCATGCCGACGCCGGCAATAATAATACTGATAAGCCTAGGAAAACGGCTGATCGTGAGAACCTGAAGCTGCTCATCCGTCAGACTGAACAGATCCAGCGGCGAGATGTCTTTTACTCCGATAAATAAAGAAGTAATCGATAATACAATAAGCACGACAAAAAGATACCATAGCTTCATACTCAATCCTCGAATCATCACGAATATTATCAGAGATAATCATTCTCATTAATTATCAAAAAAATACATTGCCTCCGCTTATCATCATTCAATGATAACCATTATCAGCAACATTCACTATGTTACACGATTTTCAGATGATCGGAATGGACTTTCCTGTTTTCAAGGATGGACATTTCTATACAGCTGGGAGGTGTGACGGGTTGGTGAACATGGATATGCTCCGTCCGGGGAAGCTAATTAGCGGTTTGTGGCTCTATTCTCACCAAAATCACCAATCCAGCGCAAATAGAACTAAAAACTAGTCTTATTCAATCAGCTCATCTCGCAAATGTGCCTCTAAAGTGTGAATTAATCAGAAATAGAGCTAGAAACTAGCTCTATTTTCACAAAAATCACTATTTCAGCGCAAATAGAGCTAGAATTTAGTCTTAACTAAGCAGCTCGACTCGTCAAAACACCTCTAAAGCGTAAACTGATCAGAAATAGAGCTAGAAACTAGCTCTATTCTCACCAAAATCACCATTTCGGCGCAAATAGAACTAAAAACTAGTCTTATTCAAGCAGCTCGGCTCGTCAAAACACCTCTAAAGCGTGAACTCATCAGAAATAGAGCTAGAAAATAGCTCTATTCTCACCAAAATCACTATTTCAGCGCAAATAGATCTAAAAACTAGTCTTATCCAAGTAACTCATCCCTCCAAAGTGCCTCTAAAGTGTAAATTGATCAGAAATAGAGCTAGAATCTAGCTCTATTTTCACCTAGATCACCATTTCAGGGCAAATAACTCTAAAAACTAGACTTATCGAAGCAGCTCATCTCGTCAAAGTGCCTCTAAAGCGTGAACCGATCAGAAATAGAGCTAGAATATAGCTCTATTCTCACCAAAACCACCATTTCAGCGCAGATAGAAATAGAAACTAGTCTTATTCAATCAGCTCATCTCGCCAATGTGCCTCTAAAATGTGAACTGCTCAAAAATAGAGCTAGAAACTAGCTCTATTTTCACCAAATTCACTATTTCAGCCCAAATAGATCTAAAAACTAGTCTTATCCAAGCAGCGCATCTCGCCAAAGTGCCTCTAAAGTGTGAATTGATCAGAAATAGAGCTAGAATATAGCTCTATTTTCACCAAATCCACTATTTCAGCGCAAATAGCTCTAGAATCTAGTCTTATTCATGCAGCACGACTCGCATAAGCACCCTAAAGCGTGACGTCATAAAAATAGAGCTGGAATCTAAATCTAGATTCCAGCTCTACCTCCATACAAACAGCCTAACTTACTTCCTGCTGCATATATTGCATCTAATGCTGCGCCATGAGCAGCTGTTGATACACCTTGCCTGTGACGAGCAGCTGTTCATGTGTGCCGGTCTCGGCTAACGATCCTTGATCCATAACGAAGATCACGTCAGCATTCTCGATAGTGGACAACCTATGTGCGATCATAATTGTCGTCAGCCCCTTCCGTCTTGCTTCTAGGCCAGCCAGCAGCTGACGCTCTGTCTCCAGATCGAGCGCTGACGTCGCTTCGTCCAGCACCAAAACTTCCGGATCACTGACAATTGCCCGTGCAATTGCAATACGTTGACGCTGTCCGCCGGATAGCTTGATACCCCGCTCTCCAATATTTGTGTCATAACCATCTGGCAGCCCCAGAATAAAATCATGAATCTGGGCGATACGGCATGCTTCCTCCACATCCGCTTCGCTTACCTCGTCTCTGCCTAACATCAGGTTTTCACGAATGGTATCAGAGAACATATACGGGTCTTGGAATACAACAGACACCTTACTCGCCCACTGCTCGCGGTTGAAGATTTGGGCGTCCATATCGTTCAGCTTAAAAGTCCCCTTCGGCGCATCAAAGAAACGAACCAATAGCTGAGCAATGGTTGATTTGCCTCCCCCGCTCGTCCCTACAAAAGCAATTTTGCTTCCGATCGGCAGATCAGCCGAAAATCTGCGAATGACCTCCGGCAGCTCTGGCGAATAGCGAAAGCTCGTATCTTTAAAGGACAACTGCTCAATCGGTCCCGCTATACTCTTTTGACCCTTATCTTGCTGCTCCATCTCCAAAATACGCTGAACCCTGTCCACGTTAGCAAGCTGCGACGACATGCCCATAATAAATTGAAATAGATTATAGAAGGAATCCGACATTTGCGTAGAAAACTGAAACAAGATGACGAACGTTCCGATCGACATTTGTTCATGAATAAGCTGCATACCGCAGTAGCCAAGCACAAGAATGCCAATGCCCCATTTCATCGGGTCGCTGTAGCGAATTTGCCGATTCACGAGTTTTCCTTCAGCCATTACCTGCTCAAAGTATTCCGCAAACATTTTATCGTAAAGCTTCATTTCCCACTTCAATCGGTGATAAGCAACCACTTCTCGTGTAGAGGCTACTCCCTCTTCAATTTGAATGAGCAGCGCCGTACGTTTCTCCGCCACTTTTTTGGCTTGCTCCTTCAGCTTGGGGGTGAAGTAAAAGCCAATAAGTACGTAAATGGTACAAAGCCCCACAATCATAAGCAGCAAAATAGGGCTGGAAATGCCAATGATCGTCATCAATATGCAAAGGTTTAACGTCTCCTGTATACCGCGCGGAATCTGCCAGCCCATCACGCTAGCCGAAACGAACAGATCCTGCGTGAACGAATATACGTATTTGCCGGTCCGCTCATTTTGGAACCGTTCGACTGGAACACCTTCAAGTCGCTTCAGCATTCGGGAGAGCAAAGAGCGGCTGACTGCAAATTCATTGCGAACGAGACTTCGGCTCGTCATCGTAAACATTAGCGAGTAGATGAGACCTGCAAGCGCGAATATGGAGATGACAATCGGCATCAGCTCATACTTGCCTTCCGTAAACACGTCATCAATTAATATTTTTTGAACATATACAATCGTATAATTGGATACAGACTCCAGCGCGAGATAGAGCAGCACAATGAGATAAGTGCCTCTCAGCATGACGGAGTTCGACCAAAAGATTTTAAGATACTTCATGTGCCACCCTCTCTTCCGCTGCTTCGGATTGCCCGATTTCCAGCTCATACAGCAGCCCTTTGCGTGCAATCAGCTCTTCATAGCTTCCTGCCTCCGCAACGCGGCCCTCGTGAATGACGACGATTTTGTCAAAATGCTTCACCGTCGACAGCCTGTGTGCAATCGCAATCGTCGTACGGTTAACCAGTACTTCATCAAGCGCACGCTGCACTTCATATTCACTTACATTATCTAGAGATGAGGTCGCCTCATCGAGCAAAATAATAGCTGGCTGCTTCACAAACATCCGTGCAATCGATACTCGCTGCTTCTGTCCGCCTGATAGCTTCATGCCTCGCTCGCCAACGAGCGTATCGTAGCCTTCGGGCAGCTGCATAATGAAATCATGCGCATAAGCAGCTTTGGCGGCTGCAACCACTTCTTCATCGCTTGCTTCTGGTTTGCCGAATCGAATATTCTCTTTGACAGAAGATCCGAACAGATAGGTTTCTTGAAATACATAACCGATCGACTCTCTCAAACGCTCTAGCGTCATTTGCTGAATTGGTACACCATCCAGCTTAATCATGCCAGCAGTCGGATCGTAAAAACGTCCAATCATTTTAAACATCGTGGTCTTGCCGTTGCCGCTTGCTCCTACAAAGGCGACCTTCTCTCCTGGCTTGATGGTGAGCGAGAAGCCGTTAATAACAGGAGGCTGCTCCGGATACTGAAAGTAAACATCCTCGAACGTAAGTCCGCCGCGAACCTCATCAAGAGCGATGGGATCGGCCGGATCATCAATCTCAATTTCTTTGTGCATGAATCTATATAGCGGAATCGTTTGGTGGATGATAAGCTTCTGTTCCGTAAGCTGGGTGACGAGCAGCGTGAGGCGGAACATCGTCGTCATGTATAAGAGGGTAAAGGCGATAAAACCGCCTAACGTAATCCAATTATTTTGGAGAGAGTAGTAGCCCGTAATAAATAATGCAATGGCTCCCAAATAAAATGTGAACCGCCGAAAGCTGCCTCGCCCGAAGCTATACGTAGCAGCGAGCAAGTAAACATGCGACCACTCTTTATGTTTCCCGAGCGTCCGTCCATGGTACCAGGGCTGCGAGCCAAACGCTCGAAATTCGCGCAAGCCGGATATGCTTTCGTAAACCGATTGATTATAGGCAATTCGTGATTGACCGGATTCTCTCCCGTAAAGGGAAGCTTTCCGTTCAAAATAAGGACCAAACAAATAATAAAGCCCGAATGTTGGCAGCATGATGAGGCATAACCAGCCGCTAATGCTGAGCAGCAAACAAATAGCTACCGCTATAAAAAGCAAGTTTTCGATGACGCTCGGGAGGACATTGCGATATATTTTCTGAACCGAAGCTACCTCGGAGTTAAACATCGACAGCGTCTCACCTGCAGGGTGCCGCTCATAATGAGCAAAGCCGAGCTTGCGCAAATGCTTGAAAATCGCCGTTTGCATATCGCGGGATGCTAATTCGCCAATTGTCCGCTGAAGTAAATTACGGTAATTTTTAGCGATAAGCATGAGCAAATTGATAGCTACAAGCGCTCCCAAAATCATCATAAAAAGCGAGGTATCTTTGTTGACTACGACATGATCGATAACATATTGGATCATCTTTGGCGTTAATGTTTCACCAAGCACCGCCATCGTACCGCAGGCCGCAAGTGCTGCGATTTGCTTCTTATAAGGCGTCAAAAACTTTAGCGCCCAAATGTAGGAGCTTTTTGATTCATTCAGCTCAGCCTTCTGTTTTCCTTTGTCCGCCTGCTTGCGAGCCTGTTCGCTCATCTGCTGCGATGGCCTATCGGCTTCCGCAGCTTTTTCTGTTTTTAGCATCGTGTTCCCTCCTCGTTTCTGTTTGTTAAACCCCTTTGAACAACCTATTTTTTGGCAGTTGGCTACCTATCATAATTCTGGGTACACATTTTGTCAACGCACAAAATGATTATAATCATTCATTACCAAGCAGCATCACCACTGCACACTAACACGTAAAAAGCCCGGCTCAAGGCACCAGCGCCTGTTGACCGGACTTTCTATAATAGTTGCGATATCTTGGCTATAATTCCACAATCGCTTTAATAACCTTTGATTCTGGCTTCAACCAGCTATCGAAGTGGTTGATCATTTCCGCAAACGCCACACGATGCGTAATGAAACTAGCCACATCAATGCTGCCGCTTCGCACAGCTTCTTGAACTGCTGAGAAGTCCTCAATAGTCGCATTTCGGCTTCCCATTAATGTCATCTCCCGCTTGTGAAACTCGGGATCGTTGAAGGAAAGCTCTGCTTTGACGAGGCCAACGTAGACAAGCTTACCTCCGTGTGCGACAAAACTAAATGCATCGCTCATCGATCTTGCGCTGCCGGTAGCATCGAATACAACGGTTGGAAAATCTCCATCTGTTAATTCTGAAATTTTAGCCGCAGCGTCTTCCAAAGCATTAACCGTCTCATCCACCTTCGCCCATTGCTTGCAAAAGGCTAGGCGATCCTCCTGAATATCCATTGCGATCACCCGCGCACCGCGATGCTTGGCAAACGCCATGACACCAAGCCCAATCGGCCCAGAACCAATAACGAGCACCGTTTCGCCAGCTCGAAGCTCCGCTCGGCGAACGGCATGCGCGCCAATGCTCAGCGGCTCCAGCACGGCCGATTGATCAAGCGTCAGGTCGTTCGTCACGAGCAAATGCGTAGTCGGTACGACAACTAGCTCGCGCATGCCGCCATCAATATGCACGCCTAGCACCTTCATGTCCGTGCAGCAATTCGTTTTCCCATTGCGGCATGCAATACATGTCCCGCAGTGCATATATGGAATGATGCTAACCTGATCGCCCGCTTTGATCTTGCCTTGCTGATCA from Paenibacillus sp. FSL K6-3182 carries:
- a CDS encoding iron chelate uptake ABC transporter family permease subunit produces the protein MKLKLSLLAVLGVALIAVFLFIDLGTHWDYALPRRLKKVLAIVVTGGAIAYSTMIFQTITNNRILTPSIIGLDSLYMLIQTFVVFTFGSMSLPSTNKHLNFFITIAAMIAFALLLYKFLFKREGRNLYFLLLIGLVMGTLFGSMSTFMQVLIDPNEFLIVQGKMFASFNNVNTDLLIISIIIVALVAIYGMRLSKYFDVLSLGKEHAVNLGIPYDYVVKRVLVIVAILIAVSTALVGPITFLGLLVVNVAYQFMKTYRHSYLIPGAILISIISLVGGQLLVEHVFTFETTISVIINFIGGAYFLYLLLREKKA
- a CDS encoding ABC transporter permease, giving the protein MKLWYLFVVLIVLSITSLFIGVKDISPLDLFSLTDEQLQVLTISRFPRLISIIIAGVGMSVTGLIMQQLSRNKFVSPTTGGTDDSARLGILVALMVFPSASTLEKMLIAFAFALAGTYLFMKILDRLKFKDTIFIPLVGLMFGNIISSVTTFFAYKNDLIQNISSWLQGSFSLVMSGRYELLYVSLPLLVVAYLYANKFTIAGLGEEFSTNLGMNHKLVVNIGLVIVALVSVIVILTVGTLPFLGLIIPNIVTLYMGDNLKKNLSHTAVLGAIFVLVCDVLGRLIIFPYEIPIGLTIGVVGSIIFLYLLMRRKAYEA
- a CDS encoding ATP-binding cassette domain-containing protein: MKYLKIFWSNSVMLRGTYLIVLLYLALESVSNYTIVYVQKILIDDVFTEGKYELMPIVISIFALAGLIYSLMFTMTSRSLVRNEFAVSRSLLSRMLKRLEGVPVERFQNERTGKYVYSFTQDLFVSASVMGWQIPRGIQETLNLCILMTIIGISSPILLLMIVGLCTIYVLIGFYFTPKLKEQAKKVAEKRTALLIQIEEGVASTREVVAYHRLKWEMKLYDKMFAEYFEQVMAEGKLVNRQIRYSDPMKWGIGILVLGYCGMQLIHEQMSIGTFVILFQFSTQMSDSFYNLFQFIMGMSSQLANVDRVQRILEMEQQDKGQKSIAGPIEQLSFKDTSFRYSPELPEVIRRFSADLPIGSKIAFVGTSGGGKSTIAQLLVRFFDAPKGTFKLNDMDAQIFNREQWASKVSVVFQDPYMFSDTIRENLMLGRDEVSEADVEEACRIAQIHDFILGLPDGYDTNIGERGIKLSGGQRQRIAIARAIVSDPEVLVLDEATSALDLETERQLLAGLEARRKGLTTIMIAHRLSTIENADVIFVMDQGSLAETGTHEQLLVTGKVYQQLLMAQH
- a CDS encoding ABC transporter ATP-binding protein, whose product is MLKTEKAAEADRPSQQMSEQARKQADKGKQKAELNESKSSYIWALKFLTPYKKQIAALAACGTMAVLGETLTPKMIQYVIDHVVVNKDTSLFMMILGALVAINLLMLIAKNYRNLLQRTIGELASRDMQTAIFKHLRKLGFAHYERHPAGETLSMFNSEVASVQKIYRNVLPSVIENLLFIAVAICLLLSISGWLCLIMLPTFGLYYLFGPYFERKASLYGRESGQSRIAYNQSVYESISGLREFRAFGSQPWYHGRTLGKHKEWSHVYLLAATYSFGRGSFRRFTFYLGAIALFITGYYSLQNNWITLGGFIAFTLLYMTTMFRLTLLVTQLTEQKLIIHQTIPLYRFMHKEIEIDDPADPIALDEVRGGLTFEDVYFQYPEQPPVINGFSLTIKPGEKVAFVGASGNGKTTMFKMIGRFYDPTAGMIKLDGVPIQQMTLERLRESIGYVFQETYLFGSSVKENIRFGKPEASDEEVVAAAKAAYAHDFIMQLPEGYDTLVGERGMKLSGGQKQRVSIARMFVKQPAIILLDEATSSLDNVSEYEVQRALDEVLVNRTTIAIAHRLSTVKHFDKIVVIHEGRVAEAGSYEELIARKGLLYELEIGQSEAAEERVAHEVS